One Streptomyces sp. B21-105 genomic region harbors:
- a CDS encoding cytochrome P450 — MAVVPCAEIDMFASSDRRIRYEQYRQLRELGGVVRLREPDVYALTRYNEVKAALADHDTFLSGEGVGFDPDVNRIMRGVTLVSDPPEHDVLRSVVGAGLRPGSVQGRGEEIARKAQGLVAEVVARGEIDGVAELAQAMPMLVIPDYLGLPDRGREHLYEWGQVGNDLLGPVTERTPHNMEMTQRLFAFAHELAASGELAPGSPGAAMLEAAEQGVIPQEKCPLLLVDFIGPSLETTAAAIGHLLVVFAERPDQWAALRAEPGLVASTINELLRFETPVRGLTRVAARDTRLGGVTIPQGARVWALFASANRDERKWERADEFDLRRNPRDHLAFGHGAHGCVGHGVARLELHALIHALLDSVERIEFTGDPVIAENTILNTYAEVPVRLVARKAA, encoded by the coding sequence ATGGCCGTCGTGCCCTGCGCAGAGATCGACATGTTCGCGTCCTCGGACCGGCGCATCCGCTACGAGCAGTACCGGCAGCTGCGGGAACTGGGCGGCGTCGTCCGGCTGCGCGAACCGGACGTCTACGCGCTCACCCGGTACAACGAGGTGAAGGCCGCGCTGGCCGACCACGACACGTTCCTCTCCGGCGAGGGCGTGGGATTCGATCCCGACGTCAACCGGATCATGCGGGGCGTCACCCTGGTCAGCGATCCGCCGGAGCACGACGTGCTGCGCTCCGTCGTCGGGGCCGGACTGCGGCCGGGTTCCGTGCAGGGTCGCGGTGAGGAGATAGCCCGCAAGGCACAGGGCCTCGTGGCCGAGGTCGTCGCCCGGGGCGAGATCGACGGCGTCGCCGAACTGGCCCAGGCCATGCCCATGTTGGTCATACCCGACTACCTCGGCCTGCCCGACCGGGGCCGTGAGCACCTCTACGAGTGGGGCCAGGTGGGCAACGACCTGCTGGGCCCGGTCACCGAACGCACCCCGCACAACATGGAGATGACGCAGCGTCTCTTCGCGTTCGCCCACGAGCTCGCGGCGAGCGGCGAACTCGCGCCCGGGAGTCCCGGAGCCGCCATGCTCGAGGCAGCCGAGCAGGGTGTCATCCCGCAGGAGAAGTGCCCGCTCCTCCTCGTCGACTTCATCGGCCCGTCGTTGGAGACCACGGCCGCCGCGATCGGCCATCTGCTCGTCGTCTTCGCCGAGCGCCCGGACCAGTGGGCCGCCCTGCGCGCCGAGCCCGGGCTGGTGGCCTCGACGATCAACGAACTCCTGCGGTTCGAGACTCCCGTGCGGGGCCTCACCCGTGTCGCCGCGCGCGACACGCGGCTCGGCGGGGTGACGATCCCGCAGGGGGCGCGGGTGTGGGCCCTGTTCGCCTCCGCCAACCGTGACGAGCGCAAGTGGGAGCGCGCCGACGAGTTCGACCTGCGCCGCAATCCGCGCGACCACCTGGCGTTCGGTCACGGCGCGCACGGCTGCGTCGGTCACGGCGTCGCCCGCCTGGAGCTGCACGCCCTGATCCACGCGCTGCTCGACTCCGTCGAGCGGATCGAGTTCACCGGCGACCCGGTGATCGCGGAGAACACCATTCTGAACACGTACGCCGAGGTGCCCGTGCGGCTCGTCGCACGGAAGGCCGCCTGA
- a CDS encoding YnfA family protein has product MTVVRSLVLFLVAALFEIGGAWLVWQGVRENRGWVWAGAGVVALGLYGFVATLQHDAHFGRVLAAYGGVFVAGSIVWGVIADGYRPDRYDVVGALVCLAGMAVLMYAPRGT; this is encoded by the coding sequence ATGACCGTCGTGCGCTCCCTGGTCCTGTTCCTCGTCGCCGCCCTGTTCGAGATCGGCGGGGCGTGGCTGGTCTGGCAGGGGGTGCGCGAGAACAGGGGCTGGGTCTGGGCCGGCGCGGGCGTCGTCGCCCTCGGCCTGTACGGGTTCGTCGCCACCTTGCAGCACGACGCTCACTTCGGCCGTGTACTGGCCGCCTACGGTGGCGTGTTCGTCGCCGGGTCGATCGTCTGGGGCGTGATCGCCGACGGCTATCGACCCGACCGGTACGACGTCGTCGGCGCCCTCGTCTGCCTGGCCGGCATGGCCGTCCTGATGTACGCGCCGCGCGGGACCTGA